One segment of Rosa chinensis cultivar Old Blush chromosome 6, RchiOBHm-V2, whole genome shotgun sequence DNA contains the following:
- the LOC112172194 gene encoding heat stress transcription factor A-7a translates to MNYLYPVKEEYPGGSSSSQRSGDPLMTVAPPQPMEGLNDTGPPPFLNKTYDMVDDPSTNRIVSWSRGGGSFVVWDPHSFVMNLLPRYFKHNNFSSFVRQLNTYGFRKVDPDRWEFANEGFLRGQKHLLKNIRRRKTPSQPIPAHQALGPCVEVGRFGLDGEVDRLRRDKQVLMMELVKLRQQQQGTRACLQAMEQRLKATEMKQQQMMAFLARALQNPAFLQQLVQHKEKRKELEEAVTKKRRRPIDQGPSGFGGGETNQRGKGINPVKAEPLEFGDGEYEMSELEALAMEMQGFHKARKEPEEESEPLEIGDKELDEGFWDELFSERFEGDLSIPCDEIGDDEDVIILADRLGYLGSSPN, encoded by the exons ATGAATTACTTGTACCCAGTGAAGGAAGAGTACCCGGGCGGGTCGAGTTCATCGCAGCGGAGCGGGGATCCTCTGATGACGGTGGCTCCACCGCAGCCGATGGAGGGGCTGAATGACACCGGGCCTCCTCCATTTCTGAACAAGACTTATGACATGGTGGATGACCCGAGTACTAATCGGATAGTCTCGTGGAGCAGAGGAGGGGGCAGCTTTGTGGTTTGGGACCCTCATTCGTTTGTGATGAACCTCCTGCCTAGATACTTCAAGCACAATAATTTCTCCAGCTTTGTCAGGCAGCTTAACACTTAC GGCTTTAGAAAGGTTGATCCGGATAGGTGGGAGTTTGCCAATGAAGGATTTTTAAGGGGTCAGAAGCATCTCCTAAAGAACATTAGGAGAAGGAAGACACCTTCTCAGCCTATTCCAGCACACCAAGCGCTAGGCCCTTGTGTGGAAGTAGGCCGGTTTGGGCTAGACGGAGAAGTTGATCGTTTGCGACGTGACAAGCAGGTTCTCATGATGGAGTTGGTGAAGCTTAGACAGCAGCAGCAGGGTACTAGAGCTTGCCTTCAAGCCATGGAACAAAGGCTAAAAGCGACAGAAATGAAGCAGCAACAAATGATGGCTTTCCTGGCCAGGGCACTGCAGAACCCGGCTTTCCTGCAGCAGCTAGTCCAACATAAGGAGAAACGGaaggagcttgaagaagctGTGACTAAGAAAAGGAGAAGGCCGATTGATCAAGGCCCTAGTGGCTTTGGTGGTGGTGAAACTAACCAAAGGGGCAAAGGAATTAACCCTGTTAAAGCTGAGCCTCTTGAATTTGGAGATGGCGAGTATGAAATGTCGGAGCTAGAAGCGCTTGCAATGGAAATGCAAGGATTTCATAAGGCAAGAAAGGAGCCGGAGGAAGAGTCAGAGCCCCTGGAAATTGGGGATAAAGAGCttgatgaaggattttgggatgAACTATTTAGCGAGAGGTTTGAGGGGGACTTAAGCATACCATGTGATGAAATAGGTGATGACGAAGATGTCATTATCTTGGCTGATCGCTTAGGTTACTTAGGTTCAAGCCCAAATTAG